A region of Solanum dulcamara chromosome 7, daSolDulc1.2, whole genome shotgun sequence DNA encodes the following proteins:
- the LOC129893981 gene encoding uncharacterized protein LOC129893981: MQPPHQHSRINLAELKAQIVRKLGPERSKQYFYYLNRLLSLKISKVEFNKLCLRILGRENITLHNQFIRSILRNACSAKVPPPTHETDVLKPGAAVGSNDPPSDAIEQNGSHVSSSQASSQPGLSNGDILPLSPRKVRTGYRDRRTGDRRSALGQNGKTNFTFQQPTATESSFDVMENGDINPPDSRRAVQHYQGFLQQTDDEREASGEETARFSVIKGSQEGPVSVYNKDHVRDDGKEMHARSQLQAPLGVPFCPVSVGGARKALPLATNSKCVTSSSCGALLDSVSLRELMEQIAAEQGLEGVAIGCANLLNNGLDSYLRGLIRSCVQLAGARSGHEPIRNNTKKQQTHMKLINGLRPGLHSQISRGRPSEVMQEHASNNLISLQDFRVAMELNSRQLGEDWPLLLEKICARAFEE, translated from the coding sequence ATGCAACCGCCACATCAGCATTCGCGAATCAATCTTGCTGAACTGAAAGCTCAGATAGTGAGGAAACTTGGACCTGAGAGGTCTAAACAGTACTTTTATTACTTAAATAGgttattgagtttgaaaatAAGCAAGGTTGAGTTCAATAAGCTTTGTCTTAGGATATTGGGTAGAGAGAACATTACACTGCATAATCAGTTCATTCGTTCCATTTTGAGAAATGCGTGCAGCGCAAAAGTTCCACCACCAACTCATGAGACTGATGTTTTGAAGCCTGGTGCAGCAGTTGGCAGTAATGATCCCCCAAGTGATGCTATTGAGCAAAATGGATCGCATGTTTCCTCAAGCCAGGCTTCAAGTCAACCAGGTTTGTCTAATGGGGATATTCTCCCATTATCTCCTCGAAAGGTCAGAACAGGCTATCGTGATCGTAGGACTGGGGATCGCCGTAGTGCACTTGGTCAAAATGGGAAGACCAATTTCACTTTTCAACAACCGACAGCGACCGAATCAAGTTTTGATGTTATGGAAAATGGGGATATTAATCCCCCTGATTCACGGAGGGCTGTGCAGCATTATCAAGGATTCTTGCAGCAGACTGATGATGAAAGGGAGGCATCTGGTGAAGAAACTGCTAGATTTTCTGTAATAAAGGGCTCACAGGAAGGTCCAGTTTCAGTATATAACAAAGACCATGTTAGAGATGACGGGAAAGAGATGCATGCAAGGAGTCAGCTCCAAGCTCCCCTTGGGGTTCCATTTTGCCCTGTTAGTGTTGGTGGAGCACGTAAAGCATTGCCTTTGGCAACAAATAGTAAATGTGTTACCTCTTCTAGTTGTGGTGCTTTGTTGGATAGTGTATCACTGAGGGAACTCATGGAGCAGATTGCTGCAGAACAAGGCCTTGAAGGAGTGGCCATCGGTTGTGCCAACTTGTTGAACAATGGATTAGATTCTTACTTAAGAGGTTTAATTCGATCTTGTGTTCAACTTGCGGGGGCAAGGTCAGGGCACGAGCCTATAAGAAACAACACCAAAAAGCAGCAGACCCATATGAAGCTCATCAATGGCCTCAGACCTGGTCTTCATTCTCAGATAAGTCGTGGTAGACCTTCAGAAGTCATGCAAGAACATGCTTCCAATAACTTGATATCGCTGCAAGATTTTAGGGTTGCCATGGAGCTGAATTCCCGGCAACTTGGCGAAGACTGGCCATTGCTTCTGGAAAAAATATGTGCACGCGCTTTTGAAGAATAA